In the genome of Euzebyales bacterium, one region contains:
- a CDS encoding aminodeoxychorismate/anthranilate synthase component II gives MTAVRLFVIDNYDSFTYNLVQELGELGARVEVARNDAFELDDVRAAAPDGIVVSPGPGTPLDAGLSNDVIATFGDRVPLLGVCLGHQCIAHVFGGRVVRAPELLHGKTSQIHHGGAGIFADLPSPIMATRYHSLIVADEGLPEVLEVTARTHDGLIMGLRHRSRPIEGVQFHPESILTTAGMDLLRSFVRRAAPQPIG, from the coding sequence ATGACCGCGGTTCGGCTCTTCGTGATCGACAACTACGACAGCTTCACCTATAACCTGGTCCAGGAGCTCGGTGAGCTCGGCGCGCGGGTCGAGGTGGCGCGCAACGACGCGTTCGAGCTCGACGACGTGCGTGCCGCGGCGCCGGACGGCATCGTCGTCTCGCCGGGTCCCGGGACCCCGCTCGACGCCGGGCTTTCCAACGACGTGATCGCGACATTTGGGGACCGGGTACCGCTGTTGGGCGTCTGCCTCGGGCACCAGTGCATCGCGCACGTGTTCGGTGGCCGGGTCGTGCGGGCGCCCGAGCTGCTGCACGGCAAGACGTCGCAGATCCACCACGGCGGCGCCGGCATCTTCGCCGACCTGCCCAGCCCGATCATGGCGACCCGCTACCACTCCCTGATCGTCGCCGACGAGGGCCTGCCCGAGGTGCTCGAGGTCACGGCACGCACGCATGACGGCCTGATCATGGGCCTGCGCCATCGCAGCCGCCCGATCGAGGGTGTGCAGTTCCACCCGGAGTCCATCCTGACCACCGCCGGAATGGACCTGCTGCGCAGCTTCGTCCGCCGGGCGGCGCCACAGCCGATTGGCTGA
- a CDS encoding AMP-binding protein — protein MSGWDPAEAPWAAAYPAGVPATYRYPAVPAGRLLDDAAQDFPDVVAVEYRRHRMTYRKLADHADRLAMALSTLGVGVGDRVAVALPNCPQLVIALFAAWRVGASVALRERSDPGELVAADPHVVVTLDQWYADGVASARPSLGDDATVIVTGRSDYLPFPSNVMASLRGRFPRITETERVLRFVDLIRRSHPAPAGTAVPAEEPVVTADGATATERALVVNCFQLRLWLPDIVAGDERVLLAVPLSSLIGVVWLLSTVLSAGRMILVDESRAAQRQRTAVRSGPTILPFDAAVAGDLLRSSWRRGTLGSVRIAVSTDGLDDEVGAQLEQLTDKGRIRRAWGIHGLVTHADPIYGRVRPASVGLPLPDTDAVVVDPDTGDRRPLGDVGRLWLRGPQLDFDAWVDAGCDATLDREGYLLLHDDPNRGSPSFPGP, from the coding sequence ATGTCCGGCTGGGATCCGGCGGAGGCGCCATGGGCCGCGGCGTACCCGGCGGGGGTACCTGCCACCTACCGCTATCCAGCCGTGCCCGCCGGCCGGCTGCTTGATGATGCGGCGCAGGACTTCCCCGACGTCGTCGCGGTCGAGTACCGCCGTCACCGCATGACGTACCGCAAGCTGGCCGACCACGCAGACCGACTGGCGATGGCGCTGTCGACCCTCGGTGTCGGTGTCGGCGACCGGGTTGCCGTGGCGCTACCGAACTGTCCGCAACTGGTGATCGCGCTCTTCGCCGCCTGGCGCGTCGGGGCGTCGGTCGCCCTGCGCGAGCGTTCGGATCCCGGTGAGCTGGTGGCCGCGGACCCGCACGTCGTGGTGACCTTGGACCAGTGGTACGCCGACGGCGTCGCGTCGGCACGGCCGTCGCTGGGCGACGATGCGACCGTCATCGTGACAGGGCGCAGCGACTACCTGCCGTTCCCGAGCAACGTGATGGCATCGTTGCGCGGGCGGTTCCCACGCATCACCGAGACGGAGCGCGTGCTGCGGTTCGTGGACCTGATCCGGCGCAGCCATCCCGCCCCCGCCGGGACGGCGGTGCCGGCGGAGGAACCGGTCGTCACGGCCGACGGCGCGACGGCCACCGAGCGCGCACTCGTCGTGAACTGCTTCCAGCTGCGACTGTGGCTTCCGGACATCGTCGCGGGCGACGAGCGCGTCCTGCTCGCCGTGCCGCTGTCGTCGCTGATCGGCGTCGTGTGGCTGCTCAGCACGGTGCTGTCGGCGGGGAGGATGATCCTGGTCGACGAGAGCCGCGCCGCGCAGCGGCAGCGGACGGCCGTGCGCTCCGGACCGACGATCCTGCCGTTCGACGCAGCCGTCGCCGGCGACCTGCTCCGGTCGTCGTGGCGGCGGGGGACCCTCGGCTCGGTGCGCATCGCGGTCTCCACCGACGGTCTGGACGATGAGGTCGGTGCACAGCTCGAGCAGCTCACCGACAAGGGCCGCATCCGGCGGGCGTGGGGGATCCACGGTCTCGTGACGCACGCCGATCCGATCTACGGTCGCGTGCGACCGGCGAGCGTTGGCCTGCCACTGCCTGACACCGACGCCGTGGTCGTCGATCCCGATACGGGCGATCGTCGGCCGCTCGGCGACGTGGGGCGGCTGTGGCTCCGCGGGCCTCAGCTGGACTTCGACGCGTGGGTCGACGCCGGCTGCGACGCGACCCTCGACCGCGAGGGCTACCTGCTCCTGCATGACGACCCGAACCGTGGCAGCCCTTCGTTCCCAGGCCCCTAG
- a CDS encoding cell division protein CrgA encodes MRRTERTVPKSRSKRSTYIPPKPPKPRPSPRWVPVLGMSLIGLGSLILIVMYLIPGLPGGNINLIIGFVLMAGGLVTLSRWR; translated from the coding sequence GTGAGACGTACGGAGCGGACCGTGCCGAAGTCCAGATCGAAGCGCTCGACCTACATCCCACCGAAGCCACCGAAGCCGAGGCCGAGCCCTCGCTGGGTGCCGGTGCTGGGCATGTCACTGATCGGTCTCGGGTCGCTGATCCTGATCGTGATGTACCTCATTCCAGGGTTGCCGGGGGGCAACATCAATCTGATCATCGGCTTCGTCCTCATGGCGGGCGGCCTGGTCACGCTGAGCCGCTGGCGGTGA
- a CDS encoding DedA family protein — MLHAPLLAAVAPPLAASGGDPSELTGLIGWIADVIELLGAIGVGVLTLAEVFFPPIPSELVLPMAGFLAGQGRLNLVAAVVASTVGSTAGALALYRLAGAWGNQRVRRVLGTLPLMEAEDLDRAEAWFDRNDRSSVFIGRLVPGVRSLISLPAGFRRMPLGSFIALTLLGSAIWNTLLIAAGYLLGDHWRNVGEYSDWFNYAVIALLLGAVVKFVWSRRDRISLTSSS; from the coding sequence GTGCTCCACGCCCCCCTGCTCGCAGCCGTCGCACCACCGCTCGCAGCGAGCGGTGGCGATCCGTCGGAGCTCACGGGCCTGATCGGATGGATCGCCGACGTCATCGAGCTGCTCGGCGCCATCGGCGTGGGCGTCCTGACGCTGGCCGAGGTGTTCTTCCCACCGATCCCCAGCGAGCTCGTGCTGCCGATGGCCGGGTTCCTCGCGGGGCAGGGCCGGCTCAACCTCGTGGCTGCCGTCGTGGCGTCGACCGTCGGGTCCACGGCTGGCGCACTCGCGCTGTACCGGCTCGCCGGTGCCTGGGGCAACCAGCGCGTGCGGCGGGTGCTCGGCACACTGCCCCTCATGGAGGCCGAGGACCTCGACCGGGCCGAGGCTTGGTTCGACCGCAACGACCGCTCCTCGGTGTTCATCGGGCGCCTCGTGCCCGGTGTCCGCAGCCTGATCTCTTTGCCGGCCGGCTTCCGCCGGATGCCCCTCGGGTCGTTCATCGCCCTCACGCTGCTGGGCAGTGCCATCTGGAACACCCTGCTGATCGCGGCGGGCTACCTGCTGGGTGACCACTGGCGCAACGTCGGCGAGTACTCGGACTGGTTCAACTACGCCGTCATCGCGCTGCTGCTCGGCGCTGTGGTCAAGTTCGTCTGGAGCCGCCGCGACCGCATCTCGTTGACCAGCAGCAGCTGA
- a CDS encoding cyclic nucleotide-binding domain-containing protein produces MSDLTESDRIEHLRSVPLFAGVSNEGLDRVLAAASEHEVPAGHVLIQPDQAGSGLFIIEDGTVVVERPNGIVELGAGEFIGELALLFDGAVHSVRVRAATPVRVLALARDDFTALIESEPQVALAMLRVLARRLWNASR; encoded by the coding sequence ATGAGCGACCTGACCGAGTCCGACCGGATCGAGCACCTGCGTTCCGTCCCGTTGTTCGCGGGCGTGAGCAACGAGGGGCTCGATCGCGTGCTGGCGGCCGCCAGTGAGCACGAGGTCCCTGCCGGCCATGTGCTGATCCAGCCTGATCAGGCCGGCTCCGGCCTGTTCATCATCGAGGACGGGACGGTGGTCGTCGAGCGCCCCAACGGGATCGTGGAGCTGGGAGCCGGCGAGTTCATCGGCGAGCTCGCGTTGCTGTTCGACGGGGCCGTGCACTCGGTGCGGGTCCGGGCCGCGACGCCGGTGCGCGTCCTTGCGCTCGCACGCGATGACTTCACGGCCCTGATCGAGTCGGAGCCACAGGTGGCGCTGGCCATGCTACGGGTCCTGGCACGTCGGCTCTGGAACGCGTCCCGATAG
- a CDS encoding DUF3566 domain-containing protein, with the protein MTARTRAVATSARPANTRPTRRLIRRDIMVRRVDPWSVLKISVVFYTCMLVIAMLANAVFWAFITRLGLIDQVTDIAGALNIALRINTGNILRAFFLIGVLGVIFWSAVNVFLAFLYNLVADLIGGIRVDLAEDE; encoded by the coding sequence GTGACCGCGCGCACCCGGGCGGTCGCCACCAGCGCCCGCCCTGCCAACACCAGGCCGACGCGTCGGCTCATCCGCCGCGACATCATGGTCCGCCGCGTCGATCCGTGGTCGGTCCTCAAGATCAGCGTGGTCTTCTACACGTGCATGCTGGTCATCGCGATGCTCGCCAACGCGGTCTTCTGGGCCTTCATCACGCGGCTCGGCCTGATCGACCAGGTGACGGACATCGCTGGGGCGCTCAACATCGCACTGCGGATCAACACGGGCAACATCCTGCGGGCGTTCTTCCTCATCGGTGTGCTCGGCGTCATCTTCTGGTCCGCGGTCAACGTGTTCCTGGCGTTCCTGTACAATCTGGTCGCTGATCTGATCGGGGGGATTCGTGTCGATCTCGCCGAGGACGAGTAG